GTCGAACGCCGTTGCATCTCAGCCGACATCCCCCCGAGCACCGAAGTTAGCCAGCGCTCGACGGTCTGTTGCATTCGAACATAATATCCACGGCCTGCAATTGCCTACGGGACTTCTTCGCCCCGCCGCGTGGCCTCACCCATCACCCGCCTGATTTCGGCGTCCTCACGCTGCGCCGCGGCCCGGTCACGCTCCGCCCGTTCCTCCACGCGCCGCAGTCGCTCCCGCTCGCGCTGCGCGGTAGCGCCCTCGCGTTCGTCCGCCTGCGACTCCCGCTCGTCGGCGGTCTGCTCGCGCTCGTCGGCGATACGGTCGCGTTCGTCGGCTATGCGTTCTCGCTCGTCAGCGACGCGCTCGCGCCTGCGCAGGTCCCTCTCGCGGCGCGCGAACGCCGTCTCACGGTTATTTCCCTCAGTAGCGCGCCGACCTAGCTCGCCCGAAGCCTCGGCGCGGTCCGCGTCGACCACCGCTCAACTGTAGCCCCGTGAACACGGCCGAAGACGGCCCCGGGCGGCCGACCTCCGTTAAAATGCCGGGTAACTGTTTGCGCCTGTCCGGGCCGTCGGACGCGTCAAATTTTCTGAGGGAGGGGCACGCCATGGTGGTGGCGAGAACCATCGCGTTGATAGTCCTTTCCGTGGGGTTGGCCGCGCCGGCCTATGCGGACGCGACAGACGACGCGTTCATCACGAACCTCAACACCTCGGGTATGAATTTCGGGGCTCCCGACAAGGCGATCCAGATCGCGAAAACGGTTGTCTGCGGCTCGCTCAAGGACAACCCCAGCACCAGCAATGCCGAGCTGACCACCAAGGTCACCGGTGCGACGAACTGGCCGGCACTCAACGCCGCCTACTTCACCGGCGCGGCGATCCAGGCCTACTGCCCGCAGTACGGCTCCCTCACGCCGCCGAGCGTTCCCAGCAAGGTTCCCACCGCCCCGAGCACGGCTCCGCCGACGCCGTCCACGTCGCCCGTGCAGAGCGCCTGAGCACCGTCAATCCTGTTGCTGCCGAACCTGATTCAGGTAGGCGCAGGATCGGCCAATGTTTCTTCAAGACCGTTGACGTGATCATGGGCGGGCGTCGACGTGTTCGAAACATCTCGACATCCCTTGCGGCGAAAGCTATTCGAACCAGGCATCGAAAACAACTTGAGCGGGTTTTCAGCTAGTCGCCGCTGCCCGTCTGGTTGCCTTCGGCCCGGCGTAGGTCAGCTTCGGCCGCCAACCTCGCCGCTTCACGCTCACTGGCGGCCCGCTCGCGCTCGACTTCCGCCTGCTCTCGCAGCGCAGCTGCCTCTTTGCGTTCCAGGCTCTGCTCCGAGCGCAGCTCATGGTTTGGCGGGCCGCTGGTGCCGACCTCTAAAAATCTGCTTTCCACTGACTCGCGTAGGTCCGCCGCCAATTCACGTTCATCGGCGATGCG
This genomic stretch from Mycobacterium paragordonae harbors:
- a CDS encoding DUF732 domain-containing protein; the encoded protein is MVVARTIALIVLSVGLAAPAYADATDDAFITNLNTSGMNFGAPDKAIQIAKTVVCGSLKDNPSTSNAELTTKVTGATNWPALNAAYFTGAAIQAYCPQYGSLTPPSVPSKVPTAPSTAPPTPSTSPVQSA